The Persicobacter psychrovividus genome includes a window with the following:
- a CDS encoding replication initiation protein, producing MSKSIPQKEIRQHNKFSESIVRKSALSKNIVYLLLNQLSPNDPNEKFYTFSYADLSEKIGTKVTRENMNSACELLMKPITIKNWEGTTDWKTVFFTDARYNDGLLQLKINPTCRPFFFDLKEQFTSYSLNTAIALKSKYSKQVYELLMQWKMKGGCTYDKDELCKILGVPKVTQASWTRLCEKVLDVAQREINEVADIKMKYEGIKRGRGYKKVKFTFTKQKERAQDKALTGEEWLRIEEAIQSKELLNELIRFIPIMIKDLSRFMKIKNEKFIKRAFTQAFLLQYANFDCGFKEEFDFNIDAYKPILTN from the coding sequence ATGTCTAAGTCCATACCCCAAAAAGAAATCCGACAACATAATAAGTTCTCTGAAAGCATCGTCAGAAAGAGCGCCCTATCGAAGAACATTGTTTACCTCCTTCTAAATCAACTTTCGCCTAATGATCCTAATGAAAAGTTCTATACCTTTTCCTATGCTGATCTCAGCGAAAAGATCGGAACGAAGGTTACTCGTGAAAATATGAACAGTGCCTGTGAGTTACTGATGAAACCTATTACAATCAAAAACTGGGAAGGAACAACAGATTGGAAAACGGTGTTTTTTACTGATGCAAGGTACAATGATGGTTTACTCCAGCTGAAAATCAATCCGACTTGCAGGCCGTTCTTCTTTGACTTGAAAGAGCAGTTCACTTCCTACAGTCTCAATACCGCTATTGCCCTCAAGAGTAAGTATTCTAAACAGGTCTATGAGTTATTGATGCAATGGAAAATGAAAGGGGGATGTACTTATGACAAAGATGAACTGTGCAAAATACTCGGAGTGCCAAAAGTTACTCAAGCCTCTTGGACTCGACTTTGCGAGAAGGTTCTTGATGTTGCCCAGAGGGAGATTAACGAAGTTGCTGACATCAAAATGAAGTATGAAGGCATCAAGAGAGGAAGAGGTTACAAGAAGGTCAAGTTTACCTTTACCAAACAAAAGGAACGAGCGCAAGACAAGGCCCTGACAGGTGAAGAGTGGCTGAGAATAGAAGAAGCGATTCAATCCAAAGAGCTCTTGAATGAACTGATCCGATTCATTCCAATCATGATCAAGGACCTTTCTCGATTCATGAAAATCAAGAATGAGAAGTTCATCAAGCGGGCATTTACTCAAGCCTTTTTGCTTCAATATGCCAACTTCGACTGTGGATTTAAGGAAGAGTTTGACTTCAATATCGATGCTTACAAACCCATCCTGACGAACTGA
- a CDS encoding DUF3859 domain-containing protein yields MARKKTKAEVKMISYGMYAEWDRDQQGIPDFEVLTDRIPAILDQEFGYVLQIGKGKGKGKRITFRIDHPGVRDEEGKVRPPFTGEVPINKNEYTFYLGDSVFGPTTEDKIGPWRMVTYIDGEQVADKTLHVVAP; encoded by the coding sequence ATGGCAAGAAAGAAAACAAAGGCGGAAGTAAAGATGATCAGTTATGGCATGTATGCGGAATGGGATCGGGACCAGCAAGGGATTCCCGATTTTGAAGTCCTGACCGACCGTATTCCAGCAATACTCGACCAGGAGTTTGGCTATGTATTGCAGATTGGCAAAGGCAAAGGCAAAGGCAAGCGGATAACCTTCCGTATCGATCACCCAGGAGTTCGGGATGAAGAAGGGAAAGTCAGGCCTCCGTTTACGGGCGAGGTGCCGATCAACAAGAATGAATACACCTTCTATTTGGGCGATAGTGTGTTTGGTCCTACGACGGAAGACAAGATTGGGCCATGGCGAATGGTGACTTATATTGACGGTGAACAGGTGGCCGACAAGACGCTTCATGTTGTTGCTCCCTGA
- a CDS encoding replication initiation protein has product MTPDLEVRQHNYFTLARVDHSEIERNIIYALLTMLKKDNSGSGTYTVPVSYLEELSQTKIKSGRLKLAAEKLQKPIIVHEIEGEEFTSIVFFPYVEYKNRQLTIEIHEKAKPYFFNIIENTTRYYVEEALQIRSKYGKRIYELIMSYKRKGSLTIAIDDLRDMLKTPKSFNVWANFRKDVLDISLSEINRITNLDLKYTPVKKGRRVDELIFEFNVVEHSKPEVPTEEESNDILTGEAKGFYNEEELAQLTAYFSFVPDAQKSLTYWGTIAFKDYVQRIGDIKNRALFNREFTQGFLNTHFGTHFKFVKKESFRFDFDMYKPKR; this is encoded by the coding sequence ATGACACCAGATTTAGAAGTAAGACAGCATAATTATTTCACCTTAGCGAGGGTGGATCATTCCGAAATCGAGCGGAATATAATCTATGCCTTACTGACAATGCTGAAGAAGGACAACTCAGGAAGCGGTACTTACACTGTTCCTGTGAGTTATTTGGAGGAGTTATCGCAGACCAAGATTAAGAGCGGTCGGTTGAAATTAGCCGCTGAGAAGCTCCAGAAGCCGATTATTGTACATGAAATTGAAGGAGAGGAGTTCACGTCGATCGTATTTTTCCCTTATGTAGAGTATAAGAATCGGCAGCTGACCATTGAGATTCATGAGAAGGCCAAGCCTTATTTCTTCAATATCATCGAGAACACGACCCGCTATTATGTAGAAGAGGCTTTGCAGATTCGCAGTAAATACGGCAAACGGATCTATGAGCTGATCATGAGTTATAAGCGCAAAGGGAGCCTGACGATCGCCATCGACGACCTGCGTGATATGCTCAAAACGCCGAAATCGTTCAATGTATGGGCAAATTTCAGGAAAGATGTACTGGATATTTCGCTATCGGAGATCAACCGTATTACGAACCTGGACCTGAAATATACCCCCGTAAAGAAGGGGCGCCGAGTGGATGAGCTGATTTTTGAATTCAATGTGGTTGAACACAGCAAACCAGAAGTACCGACGGAAGAGGAGTCCAATGATATCCTTACAGGGGAAGCCAAAGGCTTTTACAATGAAGAAGAACTGGCGCAACTGACGGCCTATTTCTCCTTTGTTCCAGATGCTCAGAAGTCGCTTACCTACTGGGGAACCATCGCTTTTAAAGATTACGTGCAACGGATTGGCGACATAAAAAACCGTGCTTTGTTCAATCGTGAGTTCACGCAGGGATTCCTCAATACCCACTTCGGAACCCACTTCAAATTTGTGAAGAAAGAGAGCTTCCGCTTCGACTTTGACATGTATAAGCCCAAGCGATAA
- a CDS encoding ParA family protein produces MKSHITDFLRQRQKLLNLSAIEKEANLPTSVLGKIIRGERVLTPKHAELLLPVLQQEYGFPTEKKACRIISFMNHKGGVGKTTTTVHLGRAMAIEGYKVLIIDFDPQANATDHLGVNHETENIAHALLDHQPLSIISIKEDFDLVPGDIDLAQVPRKYAGSATQFIRLKIALDPIKDQYDFILIDCPPSLEYFTQNALNASTEAVIVSTPTRLSMKGIPLAIDTIEELKMINPSLELLGVVITDSERLKVSKRSEDALRDSKLPIFKTVIRHFKHYKEASEQGLTIFEAFPNHHSTQDYQKLAKEIING; encoded by the coding sequence ATGAAATCACATATCACTGATTTTTTAAGACAAAGACAAAAGCTCCTGAATCTCTCAGCTATTGAAAAAGAGGCTAATTTACCGACAAGTGTTCTGGGGAAAATCATCCGTGGTGAGCGAGTTCTGACACCAAAACATGCCGAACTTTTACTCCCAGTCCTTCAGCAGGAATATGGATTTCCGACTGAAAAAAAAGCCTGCAGAATCATCTCTTTCATGAATCATAAAGGTGGTGTAGGAAAAACCACCACCACCGTTCACCTGGGCCGTGCAATGGCTATCGAAGGCTATAAAGTACTGATCATTGATTTCGATCCGCAAGCCAATGCAACTGATCACCTCGGGGTAAATCATGAGACCGAAAATATCGCTCATGCCCTGCTCGATCACCAACCACTGTCTATTATTTCCATCAAAGAGGACTTCGACTTGGTTCCTGGAGACATCGATCTGGCGCAGGTTCCTCGTAAATATGCTGGCAGTGCCACACAGTTTATCCGACTGAAAATTGCCTTGGATCCGATTAAAGACCAGTACGATTTCATCCTGATAGATTGCCCACCCTCATTGGAGTACTTCACGCAGAACGCCCTGAATGCCTCTACGGAAGCCGTTATCGTATCGACCCCAACAAGGCTTTCCATGAAGGGTATTCCTTTGGCGATCGATACGATTGAAGAGCTCAAAATGATCAATCCCTCACTGGAGCTACTCGGTGTTGTGATCACCGATTCCGAACGATTGAAAGTCAGCAAGCGATCTGAAGATGCTCTTCGCGACAGCAAGTTGCCCATCTTTAAAACCGTAATCCGACACTTCAAACACTACAAAGAGGCATCCGAACAAGGATTGACTATCTTTGAGGCTTTCCCCAATCATCACAGCACACAAGATTACCAAAAACTTGCTAAAGAAATCATCAATGGATAA
- a CDS encoding ParB N-terminal domain-containing protein: MDNRTIDFNGTSEEAKKRKQIARTLAGLDTNMTLDILPELDLLIPRPSQEEVELLEESILAEGLREPISIWKHNSKQIIVDGHNRYAILKRHNLPLEVNILHFQDIEEVKDWMINTQLGRRNLTDEKRAYLIGMKYEREKKQQGRKKKLDEEKRKDFPLLEGNTSNISAKTIANQVNQSDRTIRNYASFYRGVNLLSTEMQSDLLEGNIKISKGHLKKISQHAGQIKQPIQDLEELSKTVERFTLKSAPMPKPKASRALLEKDMIAKAEQVFAQSEHLTVEERAQLLDSLSQWAQSQKEQL, from the coding sequence ATGGATAATAGAACCATCGACTTTAACGGTACCTCTGAGGAGGCTAAAAAACGAAAACAAATAGCCCGTACACTGGCGGGACTTGATACAAATATGACCTTGGATATTCTCCCTGAACTGGACCTCTTGATTCCTCGTCCAAGTCAGGAAGAAGTTGAACTTTTGGAAGAAAGCATCCTTGCTGAAGGGCTTAGGGAGCCGATCTCTATCTGGAAGCATAATAGCAAACAGATCATCGTTGATGGGCATAACCGTTATGCGATCCTGAAGCGCCACAACCTGCCTTTAGAGGTAAATATCCTCCATTTTCAGGATATTGAAGAGGTTAAAGACTGGATGATCAACACGCAGTTGGGCCGAAGAAACCTTACTGATGAGAAGCGTGCTTACCTGATCGGGATGAAGTATGAGCGTGAAAAGAAGCAGCAAGGCCGCAAGAAAAAATTAGACGAAGAAAAGAGGAAAGATTTTCCTCTTTTAGAGGGGAATACCTCCAATATTTCCGCTAAAACGATCGCCAATCAGGTCAATCAAAGCGACCGAACAATCCGTAATTACGCCTCCTTCTACCGTGGTGTAAACTTGCTCAGCACTGAGATGCAGAGCGACTTATTGGAAGGAAATATCAAGATCAGTAAAGGTCACCTGAAGAAGATCTCCCAGCATGCAGGGCAGATTAAACAGCCTATTCAGGACCTTGAAGAGTTGTCTAAAACCGTCGAACGATTCACTTTGAAATCAGCTCCGATGCCCAAACCTAAGGCAAGTCGGGCATTACTTGAAAAGGACATGATCGCCAAGGCCGAGCAGGTTTTCGCCCAAAGTGAGCACCTGACTGTAGAAGAAAGAGCTCAACTTTTGGACAGCCTCAGCCAATGGGCACAAAGCCAGAAAGAGCAACTGTAA